In Lycium ferocissimum isolate CSIRO_LF1 chromosome 7, AGI_CSIRO_Lferr_CH_V1, whole genome shotgun sequence, the sequence AAACCACCAAATTTTTGGAAATGATATTCAATTTTGAATTTGTTTTCCAATATTGTTGCATTTTCCCCGATTTAGCTATACGTATTTCATGGAAAGTTTCCGGTTTCTAAGCTTACAAAGTTGCATAATTTCTGGGAAAAAGGTCAAGTTTTTGAAGTGTTTAATTCTGTAATGCTGTTGTGTTTTACGGAGTTTGCTATCTGTGACTGTTTGCAGAGCTTTTGTGTATGAAGGTTTCCTTACGGATGAAGAATGTAATCATTTGATATCTCTTGTGAGTGGTAATTTCGGTTTGTAAATTTGTTGAGATCTTTTTATGTTGGAAACTGATGTGTCAATTGTGGTATAGGCAAAAAAGGAATTGAAAAGATCGGCTGTGGCAGATAATGAGTCTGGGGAAAGTAAGCTTAGTGAGGTCAGGACTAGCTCCGGAATGTTCATTAGCAAAGCAAAGGTTTGTTTTTTCAACTTTCCTCATTGTCGTATTGCTATATTGTGTTACTGTATAAATACTACagttttatttgtttatctaaGCTGCAAAACGGAGTTAGCATAAATATTTGTAATCTGAAACTGTGACATGCATTTCTAGTTTTATGGATTTCTATCACTGTAGTGTGATAGAGGATTATTACTACTCAGAAGATCCTTTTGTTGATGGATCTGTAACTCTATCGGTTGCACATGAATGGTGGTTCTTTTAAGAAGTTTATACCAAAAAAGGTATGCTTTATAGCGAAGAGCAGTGAGCTCTTCCAGGTGCATTGGGACAAAAGAAAAGCAAGCTGCTCCTTTAGAGGGCATCTGCTGCATTCTCCTGCTGTTTAACTATTGAGATGCAAAGGATCAATGGTTAATAGTAGCAACTCCGcctcagtcccaaacaagttgaAGTCAACTATATGAGGCTATGTCCCCCAATTAAATTCATCTAAGGGCAACATTATAAGAATGGAAATGAAAAGTACTAGAAGTTCTCTGTATTTCCTACTGGTTATATGATTAAAAAGATCAGTTAATGGCTTGTTACTTTTGTCAAATTCTTGCAATATCAGAACCTAAATGTTCTATTCATCTAGTAGTTGTATAGCAATGTCAGAATTTAAACGTTAGTCCTTTCGGCTGTGGACCCAATTTGCTGTATTTCAAACGTTCTTACTGTGCTTCCACATTTTCTTAGCTGAGTTTTCATGCATTCTGTTTGTTTATAAAGAGGTGATATTGTTTATGAGATTACTGGTTAGGAGGATGTCATTGATGTGATCTTGTGCACAATGAGCAGATAAGCATGGAAAAAGTTAGAAATTCTGGTTATGCggtaaatgattttttttaattttttctactTCCACCATGCTTTTTTTGGCGTATGAGTGTGTTTCTAAGCTGGATGAACCTGTAACTAATCAACAGCTAGGCCAGTATTAACTGATAGGTGCAATGTTAATTAGTTCTCTTAGTCAGGAAGATCTATAGTTTTATTACATGTATCTGTCGCAATCTGTTTAGAGTCCTTTCCTAACCTAGTAGGAAAGTTTGATATAGTAAGATTAAATTGAACCTATCTCGACAATCATAAATAATAGATTGTAAACGTTGAAATGTTGCCAGTATGTTCGTTCAAATAAAAGCACTAGTTTAAGTCAAACTTATCAACAATTTGTAAGAATCATGGGGATCTGAGATCTATTGGTGATTCTTCCTGGAAAGTAAAAGATATGTGTCAAATTTAGGGGCCATTCCAGTCAAGAATAACTAAATCAAAATTTTCTGCTTTTACCTATACTCTTTGCTGGTTGGAGTGGGAGAATACGTATGATGCTAACCTGATCTGCTTTAAAGAATTTAGCATGCTTAGGGGAGAAGAAAGCCACAGAGACACTGACTAGCACAAAGAAACAAATGCATTGAGAAACCAgatttagggcctgtttggttGGGAATTTCTACCTGATTCAGTGACTTCTTTTTCAATTAAATTAGTTTTGTGAATGAGAATAAGTGACTAAAACCCACATATTACGCTTATAAAAATGACTAATGTAACAAAGATTATTTGATGATCAACTCCAAACCACTCCCTTAAAGCTAGTTCTCTGTTTCTTCTGTTCAGTTGGGTTAATTTAACCCCATGTATTTAGCTCTGAACAGTTGTTGGACTTCGTTAGCTCCCTAGTGCTAGTTTGATATACTGTAAAGAAGCTAACAACTTTTGCTTGTGCTCTCTGTGagcccttttttttctcttgtaaTTTTGCATCTACTTGATGCCTATCTATGAAACACCTTacttcatccaaaaaaaaaaaaaaaaaaaaaaaaaaaaagaaaaaaaaaaagaaatatccaGTGTTTTTAGATGACTTATCAAAGAGATCCAgagtatttagcatgtttatttttaaaatccaTTTTGATGGGTTGCTGCTTCTTTTAGCAATTAGCATGAATCATGATGGGCAGCATATGCCGTTGATCGTATTAAGAAAAACCATTTGCTGCCTACTCGATAATACAATATTTATTATCCTGTATCTTTGATTGTGTCAGCTCTTCAATTTTtgcttttttgctttttttttttttttttggctgcaGGATCCTATTGTCACGGGGATAGAGGAGAAGATAGCGACTTGGACTTTTCTACCTAAAGGTCAGACTTACTCGGAAGGATATCATAGTCTAGGATTTCCAAGCCATCCATAATTAGTTGCAAATTTGAAGACTCTCCTTAATCGCACTTAAAGTATGTCTGGCACAAACCAATTGACTTGATTGCTATTATTTACTGcttcaagaaaataaatggCGGTAATTGATTCAACATCACTAATTGATCAATCCACATATACTTTGTCATCAATCTTTCAATAGATCATGTATTAAAATTTTGATAAGCTTTGCAAACGTTTTGGAAAAGCTTTATAAGAAAAAACTTGCACGATGTGATGTTAAAAGAAGACCACGAGgtagaaaaaacaaagaaagtatGACATCATAATAATCCAAGTTATCCCTTCTGTTTATCTGTTCATTTGGTTGTATAATTTATTATTCTGCTTTATCTGtctcacacacatatattggTTATTGCAAGACTTTTGACGTTTCCTATCTGCCATCTGTTCTATTGAGAGGTAGGGTAGTAATTTTATTAACTTATGTACCGTCTAACACTGGTACAATACTGTTAAATTATCAATCTTTGTTAAGTTCTGAACTTTTTGTCTTACCATATTAGAGTGAGTGCAACTAAGTATATATTATGAGGTGATTCTCTGGTTGAAAGAGGAGATAAACGAATGATTGAGCAATGCATGGTATCAGTAAGAAGTAACATGTTAGAAGGAAAGTGCTGTTTGAAGGACTTGGTATCTTTGGCTGTGGTTTTATGAAATCAAATTTATTCCAAAATCTGTTGTTGTAGACTTTGGATGCTTTCTTCGCTTGCTTTATGGTCCATACTGTGTCAGTGGGTTccaatttgaattttatttcttttttgccTGCCCCAGAGAATGGAGAAGACATACAAGTTCTAAGATACGAGGAAGGACAGCAATATGAACCACACTATGATTACTTCTCCGACAAGGTTAATATTGTTCGTGGTGGACACCGCTTAGCCACTGTACTCATGTATCTCAGTGATGTCGAGAAAGGTGGTGAAACTGTTTTCCCTAAAGCAGAGGTTAGTTCGTGTTTGTCCCTTTTTTATTCCTTTCCACTGATACAAACATGACTTCTAACCTATGTGCCATCAGCGCTACTCTCTCTTTGCTTATTAGGTTCCGCGTATGAGTTCGTCTTATGCTACTTTGTCCCTTTTACTATATTGTTTCCTAAATCACCTTTTCATTTAGATCACCATTGTGAGATAGTTTTTCAAAGCAAAGATTAGAGAACGattcatgatgatgatgtttctAGAAAGAAAGGGGAATGAAAGTTATTTTGCAGCATATCTTGTTCCACCAGGGAAGTGGAAGGTCAAAGGACGAAAAGCTCCTTGGTTTGTTTCCCTCTATTGAGGTGTTCATCACTTGCTTCTAGTTGTTTGGTAGGATTTGTGGGGAAATGAAAGATATGTTGTTCCTCCTTGTGAACCAGTTCCTTTAGTGACTGAAAAAGCTAAAATATGTTACTACTTCTGCTTTGCATCCGCTTTCACTTCCTTATCAATAAAGATAAATAACCCTTAACTACTCTTTTGCTTTCTCCACCCTTTTTTCACCTAAACACATCATAATTAAGGATAGAAGCTATACCTTACTTCATCATTGATTAGAAATGGACCGTGGGCCCATCAAAAGCTAACTCACGAGGTGAAGACCATATGAGGAAGCAGATTATCCCATCCCACATCGATGTGGGATACTAACACCACGCCCAAGATTTATCTTAACATGGTATCAAAGCAGACAAAGGTCCTAGGTTCGAGTCTTCCTGCTCATTAATTTTTTACATGTTCGGCTCATAAAAAAAGAATCAGAGTGGCACATGAGGGGACTGGTTAAAGACATAATTTAAGTAAATAAGGTGTGCTCTTTTTAACTGCGTAACTTTTTAGATAAGATGGTCACATACTGCAACATGATATCAAATCAGGCAAAGATCAGAAAATCAAGTCTCACAATTACCCACCAGGGGCAGATCTACACCCGACCCCCCTCGGCAataaattacactgtatatataaggtaattttcttagtttttatgtacatatatagattttgaatttcttaaacGTAAACTACAAGTTGGCTCAGTGGTTAAGGGTTCAAAATTTACCTTGCGGTTCCAAGTTCAAATCCCAGAcattacatttttatttttcgaaacCCCTAatgaaaattctggatccgccactgctACCCActatcaaaaattattttcacatgCTTGgactatgaaaaaaaaaaaaaaaaatcaggccCCCACATGAGGAGATTTGTTGAGacataattaagaaaataaaagtgtACTCTTTCTAACAACGTAAGCGTTTAGATTAGATGGTCACACACTTAAGCATACCATTAGGGTAAAACGCACCTTGTGTTCAACTAAGTCTTAGCCGGAATAGTAGTAGAAAGAGGCCTTAAGTGTGTGTCATACGTGGATGTGGCCTATAGTTGTCTTAACTAGAGGAGATCTTTAGAATAATAGAATTGTATTTTGCTTCTGTACATGTTTCGCTCAGCAAGACATGCTATAAAAGCAGGCAACTTCATGAATATTGGGGTAATGTCACTTCTTTATCTTACAttttattcaattcttttctctATGCTCTTTATTTATACGTCTATGGATTAGATTTTCCTCGTGACATGCTATCCGCTTCTTCTTCGTCTCCTTTCCAGATTTGGTTTTCCTAAATCATTGTTCTCAGTTCATTctcaaaataaactaaaataaaaagacCATTGTTTTTTAGTTGTATGTTTCTCTATAAAAACTGAATATCTTTACAGGAATCAACTCGACGTAGGTCAATGGCAGCTGACAACAGTTTGTCCGAGTGTGCGAGGAAGGGTATAGCTGGTGAGACTACAATACTGTACATAACTGCTCAATATTGTTGCATTGTTCCAGTTGCTACAAAACCTAATCTGCATTTGcttctgtttctttttttttttctgggaaCGTTTCAGTAAAACCACGGAAAGGAGACGCACTTCTTTTTTTCAGTCTCCATCCAAATGCCGTTCCTGATCCTATGAGCCTCCACGGTGGATGCCCCGTTATTGAGGGTGAGAAGTGGTCAGCAACAAAGTGGATTCATGTGGATTCATTTGACAAAATTGTGGGATCTGAAGGAAATTGTGCTGATCAAAACGAGAATTGTGAGAGATGGGCTGCACTTGGGGAATGCACCAAGAATCCAGAATATATGGTTGGAAGTACAGACCTCCCAGGAAGCTGTAGAAAGAGCTGCAAAGCTTGTTAACTTATTATACTTGTGTCTTCCACTTAAATTAGTTCAAAACATCTTGTCTTCTGTTCTCTCGGCTCTCATCTGACGGGTTGTGTTCTAGCTATTTACTCACTTTGTAAGTACCCCTTTTGGTTTCTTTCTTCCAGAGCAAAGTTCGTCTTTGTGGCTGTcagacaaacatatatatatatatatatatatatatatatgtgtgtgtgtagaaaacATTACGAAAATGCACCGACTCTAATTGAGTTTTGTCACGCAGCATTTACTATCTGACACCTGTGTACTGTATATATGTCATGAGTGGTCATTATGGTGCATCCATTAGCTCAGAAAGTTAAATGTACTTTGACACACTGATGAATCCGAATTAGGTCGTTAGCAGATTTTTGGTTGGCAAAGCATCATATAGATAAGGAAAGGGGTCATTTCTAGCCAAGTTTAATTATCTAGGTTTGTTTTCTTTTGGATAAGCTTGGTACACGATTATGCGAGTAGAGTTTTAAGTTTTTCATTCACTGCTTGATAGTATAACTTTTCTTTTACACGCTTTGTATTTGATCAACTCCAACAATTTATTTATCATCTTTTTCACGTGTTGTCCCATGCTTGGTGTGAATAATTTTTCCACAATTAATCTtttaaacaacaacatacctcgAAGAATTAATCAATGCTGGACTAAAAAGTCTTCAAATTACTAAAGGTGACATGTGGGCCCACCCCAcatcaaaacccaattaaatttgggattaagaacATTGGGGTccaaaatgtaattttttaaaacttcttaATCTTTGACAAAATACAAANNNNNNNNNNNNNNNNNNNNNNNNNNNNNNNNNNNNNNNNNNNNNNNNNNNNNNNNNNNNNNNNNNNNNNNNNNNNNNNNNNNNNNNNNNNNNNNNNNNNTGAAATAAACAAAAGGATAACTCTTTTCTGTATCTTCTTTTAAAGAGATAATCAGAAAAATTATGTGCATtttaccaaaagaagaaataggCTAATTCCATTCAGCCTTTGCAAatacaaatatgtacatatatgctTTGGGAAAAGTTATGCATAGATTCATtgcatttcattttcataatgaaAACAGGCAGAGACAGATGGGATGGCAAGGTTCTCTTCTTTATATTCCTGGCCTCCTGGGCTACTCTCATTATTATTGTGAAACATTACTTTCAAGgataaaataaaacaataatataTTACTAGAAAGTGTCAAATTCACTCTCtctatattttgcataaaatgaAATTCACTGGAAATTCATCAAATTAATGCCGAAAATAACAACTAAACAACCACAGAAGATAGAATTATATTGCAAAATAAGCTTTGTcacatcatcaacatataattGAATTTAACTCCGATATTTTTAGGTCAGCTGATATCTTGACGATACATAACAATTTTATCTTATGTGGCAACATGTAATTTTTTGTGTCATTTTGTGCAAAATATAGGTATGATAATTGATGCATTTCGTTTGTAACTTTGTGACGATGAACTCTTAGTTTGATGACCATCCatgcagaggcggatccagaatttgaaGGTTCTGGGTGCCACTGTGCTGTAAATGTAGACGTATTGCAATTTACACAGTCCGTTTTAATAGAGTAATTAAATGTTTGATCGATTTTATCAACTTGTATTGCAGTTCGGGTTATTTGTTTTCTCGGTTTACGTACACAAA encodes:
- the LOC132063425 gene encoding probable prolyl 4-hydroxylase 4, translated to MNIFSQIFTFFFFLLIALLVTKSSCSAIINPSKVKQISWKPRAFVYEGFLTDEECNHLISLAKKELKRSAVADNESGESKLSEVRTSSGMFISKAKDPIVTGIEEKIATWTFLPKENGEDIQVLRYEEGQQYEPHYDYFSDKVNIVRGGHRLATVLMYLSDVEKGGETVFPKAEESTRRRSMAADNSLSECARKGIAVKPRKGDALLFFSLHPNAVPDPMSLHGGCPVIEGEKWSATKWIHVDSFDKIVGSEGNCADQNENCERWAALGECTKNPEYMVGSTDLPGSCRKSCKAC